The Paenibacillus sp. BIC5C1 DNA segment ACTTCCAGCAGTGGCTGCCTCAGATCAGTGATTTGCTTGCGTCGGGGCTTGCAGATTACATCATGGATACGCGTGAACGTAGTATGGTAGAAGAGATGATTTCGAAAGCCTGCTCAGTTATGGATGAACATGAGGTGGAGAAGGTAAACCGGATATGCATGCCATTGTTATTTAATGGTGACTTGGATCAGCCAGGCCTACGGGAGCGTCGCCGTACCACTTTGGCCAATGGATTGAAGCAGGATTTGGAGGAGGTTCATTTTTTTCATCTTGAAGGCATTCTTAATTTTCGGATTCGGCAGTATAAACAGGAGCTTCATGAGCTGGTAGAATATGCACTGGATGAGTTCTGGATGGATCGTCAATATGAAGAGTTTATGGGATTACTCAAATATTTTGTATTCTTTCAGGAGGCGAAAGTACCTCTTGTGCATTTGATACACAAAGGATTACATGAATTTCAAGTACTGGATGCTGCGCTTAATGTCCTACCCGTACAAAAGGATGAACAGGTCGTCGTGGAGATGCCAGGGCTTGAATTGGAAATGGATATCGAAGATATGATCGTGAGTACGCTGATTTCCATCTCACCTGAAAAGGTCATGCTGCATACACGCACTCCAGATCTGCCTATCATCTCTACGATCCGTCAGATCTTTGAAGACAAGGTGCAGTTATGCCATCATTGTCCTGAGTGTGAAGTACTGCGCTCCGGATTGTTGACAGGTCTTGACGCAAGTGATATCGGCAATTATAATAACTGTTGATCCATGATTTATTTGAGTTGTTATGGAACAATAAACAAAAGCGTTGACAAAGACAAGAGCCATGCGCACGGTCGGTGCAGAGAGAGGGAACCAGGCTGAAATTTCCTCCGGATGCCACGTTTGGTTTACCCCTTTGGAGCTGCAGTTTTGAAAATGGATATAAATATTGCCTCATAATACAGGTAGTCATCCATGAGTAAGGATATGCCGGGTCATGCCCGTTACCGTCATGCCAATGAGGGCTGTACTTCCAATATGGATGAAGCAGCTGAATTAGGGTGGAACCACGAGAGTATACAACACTCGTCCCTTTGCCGGGACGGGTGTTTTTTGCGTTCCTTTGCAAAATTGCAGGAACAGCAATAGATTATCCATCCAAGAAATATATGGACAGAGGTTGAATTTACAGGAGGAATGAGACAAATGGCAGTTAACATTAAACTACCCGATGGTTCGGTTCGTGAGTATGCCGACGGAAGCAGCATTGAAGATGTGGCCGCTTCGATCAGTAGCGGACTTCGCAAAAATGCCGTAGCCGGCAAACTGGATGGAATCGTAGTGGACTTGTCCACAACACTTCACGAGGGAGCATTGGTGGAGATCGTAACACTGGATTCACCAGAAGGTCTGGAAGTGATGCGTCACAGTACAGCTCACTTGCTTGCTCAAGCTGTGAAGCGTTTATATGGAAACAAAGAGGTGCATCTCGGCGTTGGTCCTGTCATTGAAGATGGTTTCTACTATGATATGGATCTGGAACAACCGCTCAATCCCGAAGATCTGCAAAAGATCGAGAAGGAAATGGAACGTATTGTTAATGAGAATCTGCCAATTGTACGTAAGGAAGTTAGCCGCGAGGAAGCGATCAAAATCTTCGAAGAAGTGGGCGATCCTTACAAGCTCGAATTGATTCGTGACTTGCCAGAAGACAGTGTTATCACTATTTATGAGCAAGGTGAATTCTTCGACTTGTGTCGTGGGCCACACGTGCCATCCACCAGCAAAATCAAAGTATTCAAACTGATGAATGTTGCCGGTGCTTACTGGCGTGGAGATAGTAAAAACAAAATGCTGCAACGTATTTACGGTACTGCTTTTGTGAAAAAAGCACAGCTTGATGAGCATTTGCACTTCCTGGAAGAAGCACGTAAACGGGATCACCGTAAATTGGGTAAGGAACTCGAAATCTTCACATTCTCCCAACTGGTTGGACAAGGCCTGCCAATCTGGTTGCCTAATGGTGCGAAGCTGCGCCGGACGTTGGAGCGTTATATCGTAGATTTGGAAGAGAGCCTCGGATATCAGCATGTATACACACCGGTGCTTGGTAATGTTGAGTTGTACAAAACATCCGGACACTGGGAGCACTATCAGGAAGACATGTTCCCTAAAATGGTTATGGACAATGAGGAACTCGTTCTTCGTCCAATGAACTGTCCTCACCACATGATGGTGTACAAGTCCAGCATGCACAGCTACCGTGATCTGCCGATCCGGATTGCCGAGCTTGGCATGATGCATCGTTACGAAATGTCGGGCGCGTTGACAGGTCTGCACCGTGTACGTGCGATGACGCTGAACGACTCTCACATTTTCGCACGCCCGGATCAGATCAAAGAAGAGTTTGCTCGTGTTATTGAACTGATTCAAACGGTTTATAAAGATTTCGGCATTCACGAATATCGTTTCCGTTTGTCCTATCGCGATCCTCAGGATACCGAAAAATACTTCCAGAATGACGAGATGTGGGAGATGTCCCAACGCATGCTGCGTGAGGTTGTGGAAGAACTTAACCTTCCATTCTATGAAGCAGAAGGCGAAGCGGCATTCTATGGTCCAAAACTGGACGTTCAGATCAAGACAGCACTCGGCAAAGAAGAGACATTGTCTACTGTACAATTGGATTTCCTCCTGCCAGAGCGGTTTGAGCTTGAATATGTGGGAGATGATGGGCAGAAACATCGTCCAGTCGTTATCCACCGTGGTGTAATCAGTACGATGGAGCGTTTCACTGCATTCTTGCTGGAGAACTTTGCAGGGGCTCTGCCACTGTGGTTGTCTCCTGTACAGGCGAAGGTTATTCCGGTATCCGGAAACTTCGACGACTATGCACGTGAAGTGGAAGCGAAGCTGAAACGTGCAGGCATCTCTGCTGAAGCGGATCTGCGTAACGAGAAGCTTGGTTATAAAATCCGTGAAGCACAGCTTGAGAAAATGCCTTACATGTTCGTCGTTGGTGAAAATGAACGTA contains these protein-coding regions:
- a CDS encoding putative sporulation protein YtxC is translated as MELFAVWTDVSGQEEADQFYRCVKEKTKGLHISKRGFRLTFKHNDGRAAWVCRGNENHADFQQWLPQISDLLASGLADYIMDTRERSMVEEMISKACSVMDEHEVEKVNRICMPLLFNGDLDQPGLRERRRTTLANGLKQDLEEVHFFHLEGILNFRIRQYKQELHELVEYALDEFWMDRQYEEFMGLLKYFVFFQEAKVPLVHLIHKGLHEFQVLDAALNVLPVQKDEQVVVEMPGLELEMDIEDMIVSTLISISPEKVMLHTRTPDLPIISTIRQIFEDKVQLCHHCPECEVLRSGLLTGLDASDIGNYNNC
- the thrS gene encoding threonine--tRNA ligase — protein: MAVNIKLPDGSVREYADGSSIEDVAASISSGLRKNAVAGKLDGIVVDLSTTLHEGALVEIVTLDSPEGLEVMRHSTAHLLAQAVKRLYGNKEVHLGVGPVIEDGFYYDMDLEQPLNPEDLQKIEKEMERIVNENLPIVRKEVSREEAIKIFEEVGDPYKLELIRDLPEDSVITIYEQGEFFDLCRGPHVPSTSKIKVFKLMNVAGAYWRGDSKNKMLQRIYGTAFVKKAQLDEHLHFLEEARKRDHRKLGKELEIFTFSQLVGQGLPIWLPNGAKLRRTLERYIVDLEESLGYQHVYTPVLGNVELYKTSGHWEHYQEDMFPKMVMDNEELVLRPMNCPHHMMVYKSSMHSYRDLPIRIAELGMMHRYEMSGALTGLHRVRAMTLNDSHIFARPDQIKEEFARVIELIQTVYKDFGIHEYRFRLSYRDPQDTEKYFQNDEMWEMSQRMLREVVEELNLPFYEAEGEAAFYGPKLDVQIKTALGKEETLSTVQLDFLLPERFELEYVGDDGQKHRPVVIHRGVISTMERFTAFLLENFAGALPLWLSPVQAKVIPVSGNFDDYAREVEAKLKRAGISAEADLRNEKLGYKIREAQLEKMPYMFVVGENERNAEGVSVRKRGEGDLGMKPVDEIVAQLKEEIATRLV